The Roseovarius indicus genome has a segment encoding these proteins:
- a CDS encoding invasion associated locus B family protein — protein sequence MSRFLFTLPLIALLAAGTAAVAQDDTATETETETTTEAPAEEGTSNANQLDMGQEVQEDPSYVKETYGDWQLQCFRSEAEEDPCQMYQLLREDAGNPVAEFSLFKLPDDSQAVAGATIVVPLGTLLPQGLKIAVDDGKAKAYNYSFCSMVGCFARIGFTQADVDALKAGGEAVLMIVPAQAPDQQVVIKASLDGFTKAYENVSIAPN from the coding sequence ATGTCCAGATTTCTTTTCACCCTGCCGCTCATTGCGCTTCTGGCCGCAGGTACCGCTGCCGTGGCCCAGGATGACACCGCCACCGAGACCGAGACCGAGACCACCACAGAGGCTCCGGCCGAGGAAGGCACCAGCAACGCCAACCAACTCGACATGGGTCAGGAAGTTCAGGAAGATCCGTCCTACGTCAAGGAAACCTATGGCGACTGGCAGCTTCAGTGCTTCCGCAGCGAAGCCGAGGAAGACCCCTGCCAGATGTACCAGCTTCTGCGCGAGGATGCCGGAAATCCGGTAGCCGAGTTCAGCCTGTTCAAACTGCCCGACGACAGCCAGGCCGTGGCCGGTGCGACCATCGTCGTGCCGCTGGGCACCCTGCTGCCGCAAGGCCTGAAGATCGCCGTGGATGACGGCAAGGCCAAGGCCTACAACTATTCCTTCTGCTCGATGGTGGGCTGCTTCGCCCGCATTGGCTTTACCCAGGCCGATGTCGACGCGCTCAAGGCCGGCGGCGAAGCGGTGCTGATGATTGTACCCGCACAGGCCCCCGACCAGCAGGTCGTGATCAAGGCCTCGCTCGACGGGTTCACGAAGGCCTACGAAAACGTCTCGATCGCGCCCAACTGA
- a CDS encoding helicase HerA-like domain-containing protein, with the protein MENKVFIGGGGEEYAVAQGLTLKYANRHGLIAGATGTGKTVTLQILAEGFSAAGVPVFLSDVKGDLSGLAASGSAEFKLHDAFTKRATTIGFADYAYSAFPVTFWDLFGAQGHPVRTTVAEMGPLLFSRLLQLTEAQEGIMNIAFRVADEEGMPLLDLKDLQALLVWVGENRDELSLRYGNVSTQSVGAIQRALLVLENQGGAGFFGEPALELADLMTTSADGRGQVNILAADKLMGAPRLYATFLLWLLSELFETLPEVGDPDKPKLVFFFDEAHLLFDDAPKALVDKVEQVARLIRSKGVGVYFVTQNPDDIPEDILGQLGNRFQHALRAFTARDRKALQRASETYRPNPRFETVDAIRDVGVGEAVTSMLEDKGVPGIVERTLIRPPSSKLGPASVAERDAAMAASPVKGKYDEVLDRKSAYEILAARAEKAAKEAEVAEEAVEELPPAEREFNAGRRYSGSRVTRSSSRQDRSFGRKFGDAMSDAVIKELKGTTGRRIVRGILGGFFKGR; encoded by the coding sequence TTGGAAAACAAGGTTTTTATCGGTGGCGGCGGGGAAGAATACGCGGTCGCGCAGGGCCTGACGCTGAAATATGCCAACCGGCACGGTCTTATTGCCGGGGCCACCGGCACCGGCAAGACGGTCACGCTGCAGATCCTGGCCGAAGGGTTTTCCGCCGCCGGAGTTCCGGTTTTCCTGTCCGACGTAAAGGGCGACCTATCGGGGCTTGCGGCCTCGGGCAGCGCCGAATTCAAGCTACATGACGCCTTCACCAAGCGGGCTACAACCATCGGTTTTGCCGACTACGCCTATTCGGCCTTTCCCGTCACCTTCTGGGACCTTTTCGGTGCGCAGGGGCACCCGGTTCGCACCACGGTTGCCGAGATGGGGCCGCTCCTCTTTTCACGCCTCCTGCAACTGACCGAGGCGCAGGAAGGGATCATGAACATCGCCTTCCGGGTGGCCGACGAGGAAGGCATGCCGCTCCTCGACCTCAAGGACCTGCAGGCGCTGCTCGTTTGGGTCGGAGAGAATCGCGACGAGCTTTCGTTGCGGTACGGCAATGTTTCGACCCAGTCGGTGGGGGCGATCCAGCGGGCGCTTCTGGTGCTCGAGAACCAGGGCGGGGCGGGCTTCTTCGGTGAACCTGCGCTTGAGCTTGCCGACCTGATGACCACTTCGGCTGATGGGCGCGGGCAGGTGAACATCCTGGCCGCCGACAAGCTGATGGGCGCGCCGCGCCTTTATGCCACCTTCCTGCTTTGGCTGCTGTCCGAGCTTTTCGAGACGCTGCCGGAAGTGGGCGACCCGGACAAGCCGAAGCTGGTCTTCTTTTTCGACGAGGCACACCTGCTGTTCGACGACGCGCCCAAGGCTCTCGTGGACAAGGTCGAGCAGGTGGCACGGCTGATCCGGTCCAAGGGGGTCGGTGTCTACTTCGTCACGCAGAACCCCGACGACATTCCAGAGGACATCCTCGGCCAGCTCGGCAACCGGTTTCAGCACGCCCTGCGTGCCTTCACTGCCCGAGACCGGAAGGCACTTCAGCGCGCGTCGGAAACCTATCGCCCGAACCCGAGGTTCGAGACGGTCGACGCGATCCGCGACGTGGGCGTGGGCGAGGCGGTCACGTCGATGCTGGAAGACAAGGGGGTGCCGGGTATCGTCGAGCGCACCCTGATCCGCCCGCCATCGTCGAAGCTCGGGCCGGCGAGTGTGGCCGAGCGCGACGCTGCGATGGCGGCCTCGCCGGTGAAGGGCAAGTATGACGAGGTTCTCGACCGGAAATCAGCCTATGAAATCCTCGCCGCACGGGCGGAGAAGGCTGCGAAAGAGGCCGAGGTGGCGGAAGAGGCGGTGGAGGAACTGCCGCCCGCCGAGCGCGAGTTCAACGCGGGGCGCCGCTATTCCGGCTCGCGCGTGACACGGTCGAGCAGCCGGCAGGATCGCAGCTTTGGCCGGAAATTCGGCGATGCCATGTCCGATGCGGTGATCAAGGAGTTGAAGGGCACGACGGGCCGGCGGATCGTGCGGGGTATCCTTGGCGGGTTCTTCAAGGGCCGCTAG
- a CDS encoding exodeoxyribonuclease VII small subunit, whose translation MSDTPVSEMSFEEAMKELEQVVSKLERGDVALEDSIKLYERGAELKKRCETKLKEAEEKVAAITLDGEGNPTGTAPVENM comes from the coding sequence ATGTCTGATACTCCCGTTTCCGAAATGTCCTTCGAAGAGGCCATGAAAGAGCTCGAACAGGTGGTCAGCAAGCTGGAGCGGGGCGACGTGGCGCTGGAGGATTCCATCAAGCTCTACGAGCGCGGGGCCGAGCTGAAGAAGCGCTGCGAGACCAAGCTGAAGGAAGCCGAGGAGAAGGTTGCCGCGATCACGCTCGATGGAGAGGGCAACCCGACCGGGACTGCCCCGGTCGAGAATATGTGA
- a CDS encoding polyprenyl synthetase family protein, with protein MDDRFAGIRSRVEAHLADVLNPFGDGPVAEAMRYAVCGGKRVRAALVIEGARLHGVADDRSIWPACAIEAMHAYSLVHDDLPCMDDDDLRRGQPTVHVKWDEATAVLTGDALQSLAFEMASHPDGAETGAARAELALTLARAAGGQGMVLGQALDIAAETAESPLTLEEITALQAGKTGALIRWAATAGPRMAGDDSGPLDRYAKALGLAFQIQDDVIDVTGDAGAVGKAVGKDAAAGKATFVSLLGLDAARARAAALAEEACEAISCYGQDAESLRQLARFVISRQT; from the coding sequence ATGGATGACAGGTTCGCCGGGATCCGTTCCCGGGTCGAGGCGCATCTTGCCGACGTTCTGAATCCGTTTGGCGATGGCCCGGTGGCGGAGGCAATGCGCTACGCTGTGTGCGGCGGCAAACGCGTGCGGGCTGCGTTGGTAATCGAAGGTGCGCGGCTGCACGGGGTGGCCGACGACCGGTCGATCTGGCCCGCCTGTGCGATCGAGGCGATGCATGCATACAGTCTCGTTCATGACGATCTGCCCTGCATGGACGATGACGACCTGCGCCGCGGTCAGCCCACGGTTCACGTGAAGTGGGATGAAGCGACCGCTGTTCTGACCGGGGATGCGCTGCAATCGCTGGCCTTCGAGATGGCCAGCCATCCGGACGGGGCCGAAACCGGCGCCGCCCGGGCCGAGCTGGCCCTGACGCTTGCACGTGCAGCGGGCGGGCAGGGGATGGTGCTGGGGCAGGCGCTCGACATTGCCGCCGAAACCGCCGAGAGCCCCCTGACGCTTGAGGAGATCACCGCCCTTCAGGCCGGCAAGACCGGAGCGCTCATTCGCTGGGCCGCCACTGCCGGGCCGCGCATGGCCGGGGACGATAGCGGGCCGCTCGACCGGTATGCCAAGGCCCTCGGCCTTGCCTTCCAGATCCAGGATGACGTGATCGACGTGACCGGCGATGCGGGCGCCGTGGGCAAGGCGGTGGGCAAGGATGCCGCCGCCGGAAAGGCCACGTTCGTCTCGCTTCTCGGCCTCGATGCCGCCCGCGCCCGCGCCGCGGCCCTTGCGGAAGAGGCCTGCGAGGCCATATCCTGTTATGGTCAGGACGCCGAGAGCTTGCGGCAGCTGGCGCGCTTCGTTATCTCACGCCAGACCTGA
- a CDS encoding phosphotransferase, with translation MAKPHGPSPLPDMDAMMDLVQAFEGLAAKDPLLTGARLSDVIRLVPGKRAILSGMVGERPAIFRFYIEHAEAYARRDWAELQRTRCFMSDGDYQVNAPLLHVPELGLVVVARADGVPLMERIRAADAAQRADFLRPAAEWLRRYTAPSEELTDVRLDGWYKRIERGMARQRHGALRRAEAAVLAELKRIAAPHETGQWRVAVSHGDFHPNNLLADGARLTGIDTGGSAKLPLYKDMARFLSHMARRGLIPSGEERLGVDAQGLDAFAEAFALDEVERNIWLPFMLGVEVLIRIEAKALSEKRIRKAARFYDTLLDGLRDIRP, from the coding sequence ATGGCGAAACCGCACGGCCCTTCTCCCCTGCCCGACATGGATGCGATGATGGACCTCGTGCAGGCGTTCGAGGGCTTGGCCGCGAAAGACCCTTTGCTGACGGGGGCGCGGCTCAGCGACGTGATCCGTCTGGTGCCGGGCAAGCGCGCGATCCTGTCGGGGATGGTTGGCGAGCGGCCGGCGATATTCCGGTTCTACATCGAACATGCCGAGGCCTATGCCCGGCGCGACTGGGCCGAGTTGCAGCGCACCAGATGCTTCATGTCCGACGGGGATTACCAGGTGAACGCGCCGCTGCTGCATGTGCCCGAGCTTGGGCTTGTGGTGGTCGCGCGGGCGGATGGCGTGCCGTTGATGGAGCGGATACGCGCGGCCGACGCAGCGCAAAGGGCCGATTTCCTGCGCCCGGCCGCAGAGTGGCTGCGCAGGTACACCGCGCCAAGCGAAGAACTGACAGACGTGCGGCTGGACGGGTGGTACAAGCGCATAGAACGCGGCATGGCGCGGCAGCGGCACGGCGCGCTGCGCCGCGCCGAAGCGGCGGTTCTGGCAGAGCTGAAACGGATTGCCGCGCCGCACGAGACCGGCCAGTGGCGGGTTGCGGTCAGTCATGGCGACTTCCACCCCAACAACCTGCTGGCCGACGGTGCACGCCTGACAGGGATAGACACCGGCGGGTCGGCCAAGCTGCCCCTCTACAAGGACATGGCCCGGTTCCTGTCGCACATGGCGCGGCGCGGGTTGATCCCGTCGGGCGAAGAGCGGCTCGGGGTCGATGCGCAGGGGCTCGATGCCTTCGCAGAGGCGTTCGCGCTCGACGAGGTCGAGCGCAACATCTGGCTGCCCTTCATGCTGGGGGTCGAGGTGCTGATCCGGATCGAGGCAAAAGCCTTGTCCGAAAAGCGCATTCGCAAGGCGGCGCGCTTTTACGACACCCTGCTCGACGGGCTGCGAGACATCCGGCCCTAG